The Psychromonas sp. MME1 genome window below encodes:
- a CDS encoding methyltransferase domain-containing protein, translating into MDLKAQYASNHAQENKQSEHLNKRLFSTYNRVATRALNKPLQGVNVDLGSGDQGFSRYCHSININSFPYDYPNFDIEKDSLSHDNDSVDFVTLNAVIEHIQKPENIFKEIKRILKVDGLVFIRTPNWKMDYKNFYNDPTHVKPYSPETLKNSLLLFGLECVFIEPGLIEKSWFWWKLPNKIKWKLASLIKGGTKSILCVATKIKE; encoded by the coding sequence ATGGATCTTAAAGCCCAATACGCATCAAACCATGCGCAGGAAAACAAACAGTCAGAGCATCTCAATAAGCGTCTTTTTAGTACCTATAACAGAGTGGCAACTCGAGCTCTCAACAAACCGCTTCAAGGTGTTAATGTTGATTTAGGAAGCGGAGATCAAGGATTTAGCCGATATTGCCACAGTATCAATATCAATTCATTTCCATATGATTACCCTAATTTCGATATTGAGAAAGATTCACTTTCACACGACAATGATAGTGTCGATTTTGTTACCCTAAATGCCGTTATTGAGCATATCCAAAAACCTGAAAATATATTTAAAGAAATAAAAAGAATTTTGAAAGTAGATGGACTAGTTTTTATAAGAACGCCGAATTGGAAAATGGATTACAAAAACTTTTACAATGACCCAACTCACGTTAAACCCTATTCACCTGAAACGCTAAAGAATTCATTATTATTATTTGGGCTTGAATGCGTGTTTATAGAGCCAGGATTAATAGAGAAAAGTTGGTTTTGGTGGAAGTTACCAAATAAGATAAAGTGGAAGCTGGCTTCGTTAATCAAAGGCGGTACTAAATCAATTTTATGCGTTGCAACAAAAATAAAGGAATAA
- a CDS encoding class I SAM-dependent methyltransferase yields MINFVVQASSRSWAGDIEHCMNEINGYPAVYWTIKRIYNNFKEANVILVAPEYDAQGELNKLKSHFEDLIIVYAHDSSPLLRIIKATKSLNNEHFIRLNALNFQFDISLFQQIYQLAKVNNYDCVKFPDDYPVHFTCEVYKPSALILLNNILNSGEIENPNIHEIHPKFLLMRRPEFNCKYFTPQDELDIEDIEEYRENMKQVMFSERQEVSGDKQILSGDQLTYHYDLSEEFMNSKGITSGKILDIACGTGYGSKKLSGKNYQIVAADYDKQQIEKNIVALAHCQDIAFKQEDITNISFPDNTFDVALSMETIEHVEPHKTLRELKRVIKDGGYLIISTPQNSCPSKCVNPQHIYEYSLKELTDLVSQYFAIERITGLKAGKIHFNDDPIGANTIIFARNQ; encoded by the coding sequence ATGATTAATTTTGTAGTTCAAGCAAGCTCAAGATCATGGGCTGGTGACATCGAACATTGTATGAATGAAATTAATGGCTACCCTGCTGTGTATTGGACCATAAAAAGAATCTACAATAATTTTAAGGAGGCCAATGTCATTCTTGTGGCTCCGGAATATGATGCACAAGGGGAGTTAAATAAACTCAAATCCCACTTTGAAGATTTAATAATTGTATATGCACATGATAGTAGCCCGCTCTTACGTATCATCAAAGCAACAAAATCACTCAATAATGAGCATTTTATACGGCTTAACGCATTAAATTTTCAGTTTGACATATCGCTTTTCCAACAAATTTATCAATTAGCAAAAGTAAATAACTATGATTGTGTAAAATTCCCAGATGATTATCCCGTCCACTTTACCTGCGAAGTATATAAGCCAAGTGCATTAATTTTATTAAACAATATATTAAACTCGGGTGAGATTGAAAATCCTAATATACATGAGATCCACCCTAAATTTTTATTAATGAGACGCCCCGAATTTAACTGCAAATATTTCACTCCACAAGATGAACTTGATATCGAAGATATTGAAGAATATCGAGAAAATATGAAGCAAGTTATGTTCAGCGAAAGGCAAGAAGTATCTGGTGACAAACAGATACTATCGGGAGACCAATTAACTTATCACTATGATTTGTCCGAGGAGTTCATGAATAGCAAAGGAATAACCTCAGGGAAAATTCTCGATATAGCCTGTGGAACAGGCTATGGTTCAAAAAAATTAAGTGGAAAAAATTACCAAATAGTAGCAGCGGACTATGATAAACAACAAATAGAAAAAAATATAGTTGCACTAGCGCATTGCCAAGATATTGCCTTTAAACAGGAAGACATAACTAACATATCATTTCCCGATAATACTTTTGATGTAGCATTAAGTATGGAAACAATTGAGCATGTTGAGCCTCACAAAACGTTACGCGAATTAAAAAGAGTAATCAAAGATGGGGGATATTTAATTATTAGCACCCCTCAAAACTCATGCCCAAGTAAATGCGTTAACCCACAACATATCTATGAATACTCCTTAAAAGAACTGACTGATTTGGTTTCTCAATACTTTGCTATTGAACGTATAACAGGGTTAAAAGCAGGAAAAATTCATTTTAATGATGATCCTATTGGTGCAAACACTATTATTTTTGCTCGCAATCAATAA
- a CDS encoding 3-oxoacyl-ACP reductase family protein — protein sequence MKNNNKVVLVTGSSRGIGRSIAIGFAKQGYKVIINYNHSPKQAENTVDEINQFGGIAVSFKADVSIRKEVIKMKEFILETFGKLDILINNAGINRQKTFWEIDDDEWDLLMNVNLKSVFICSQEFMPLMIENKWGRIVNISSVSGDYGGPKTLHYATSKGAIQTLTKGLARYGSPDVLVNAISPGIIKTEMTEKELEGKAGQEYLDKVLLKRAGDMDDIVEACLFLTSTKQNYTTGHTIKINGGLYL from the coding sequence TTGAAAAATAACAATAAAGTAGTTTTAGTAACTGGCTCTAGTCGAGGTATCGGGAGAAGCATTGCTATTGGTTTCGCTAAGCAAGGCTATAAGGTTATCATCAATTACAATCACTCTCCTAAACAAGCAGAAAATACCGTTGATGAAATAAATCAATTTGGTGGAATTGCAGTTTCTTTTAAAGCAGATGTTTCTATACGAAAAGAAGTTATTAAAATGAAAGAATTCATTTTAGAAACATTCGGAAAATTAGATATTCTAATTAATAATGCAGGTATTAATAGACAAAAAACATTCTGGGAAATCGATGATGATGAATGGGATCTATTAATGAACGTCAATTTAAAATCGGTATTTATATGTAGCCAAGAATTTATGCCTCTTATGATTGAAAACAAATGGGGGCGCATTGTTAACATATCTTCTGTTTCAGGTGATTATGGAGGACCGAAAACCTTGCATTACGCAACCTCTAAAGGTGCAATACAAACATTAACAAAAGGATTAGCAAGGTATGGCTCGCCTGATGTTTTAGTTAACGCAATTTCTCCTGGTATTATCAAAACTGAAATGACTGAAAAAGAACTAGAAGGTAAAGCAGGGCAAGAGTATTTAGATAAAGTTTTATTAAAAAGAGCTGGTGATATGGACGATATTGTTGAAGCGTGCCTATTTCTAACTTCAACAAAACAAAACTACACAACTGGCCACACCATTAAAATAAATGGTGGTCTATACCTATAG